The nucleotide window GCGAAGAACGTCTTGTCGGTCAGGTGCACGTGCCCGCGGCCGGCCAGCGGGCCGTCCGGGGCGAGCAGCCATTCGAGGACCGGCCGGTGCTTGGCGCGGAGCAGGTGGTTGGCCTTGTACTCCTCCGCGGGCGAGCCGATGCGGGCCCGGATCTCGCGCACGCACGCGGCCGCGTCGGGCCCGGGCATCCGGATGCCGGCGTGGGCGAAGACGTCCGTCTCGCCGCCGAGCAGGTTCTCGCCCTCCGAGCCCGATTCGTCGCAGGCGATCTCGACCGGGCGCACCCGCCCGATCGTGCCAGAGGAGCCCGGCGCGGGGCGACCGGATTACCTACGCCAGTGCGATCTTGCCGCCGGTGACCGTGATCGGCTTCCTGTCCAGGGGCTTCGACGCCGGTCCGCCGGCTGCGTCACCACCACCTGCTTGTCCGCGAACACCTTCCCGCCGCCGACCGGGATGTCCCCGGCCACGCCGAGCTCGGTGCCGCCGGAGCCGGGGCCGGCGCCGAGGCCGGCGCCGTCCCGCCCGGGCCGCTGCCGTAGGTGCTGCAGCCGGCCGCCAGCCCGGCGCCGAGGACCGCGAGTGCCGTGCGGCGCGCCAGCACCGGGTCGGCGTCGTCGTTGCGCACTTTTCGTCCTCCGCCTGCTAGAAGATCAAGCCGAACCGGGTGAAGAACCACAGCGACGCGCTCAGCCAGAGCCCGACCAGCGCCGTGAAGACCAGGCCGCCCACCACCGGGAGCGCCCACCCGGGCGCGCCGTCCTTGCGCAGCACCAGCATCTTCGCGACGAACACCCCGTAGCAGAAGCAGCCGAGCAGTGAGTGCAGGAGCACGCGCGCGTCGAACGACTGGAACCCGAGCGCGTACAGGCAGTGCATCGCCACCGGGATCGACACGAGGAAGGCCAGCCGGCCCGACCACCGGTGCACCGGGGCGACCCACGCGGGCGCGGCGCCGCCGAGCCTGCCGTACAGCGCCAGCGCCGTGAGCAGCTGGGCGAGGGCGAGCAGGACGACGATCGTGGCGAGCCAGGCCTTCACCGACTGGGCGCCGGAAAAGCCCGCGACGTTCACCGCGACCCCGGTCGGCGGGTGCAGGCCGCCGTAGACGCCGAGGGCCACCGAGACCGCGGCGCCGGCCGCCAGGGGCACCGCGAGCACGGCGGCCGCGCGGTGGCCCGCCGCCGGGGCGGCCATCAGAAGTCACCGGTCCCGGCCAGGCCGCTGATCGCCTCGGCGGTCACCGGGGTGCCGTCGACGGTCGCGGTACCGGCGGCCGGGTCGAGCACGGGGGCGGGCGCCGAGTCCCCGTCGGCGGTGAGGATGCCGACCTGGCTGCCGTCGGACTGCACGATCCAGCCGATCTTCGCCGCCCTGCCCTGCACCTTCGGCGTCGCCCGGTAGAGACCCGCGGGTTTCTTCGCCACCGGCACGGTGAACCGGTAGGTCCGGCCCGCCGCCATCACCGTCCCGGTGGCGGCGGTGGCGTCGAAACTGCCGGTCAGGCTCGCGTTCGGCGCGCCCCTGAGGTCCAGCTTCCCGCCGACGGTGACGCCCTGGAGCC belongs to Amycolatopsis tolypomycina and includes:
- a CDS encoding DUF6529 family protein, which produces MAAPAAGHRAAAVLAVPLAAGAAVSVALGVYGGLHPPTGVAVNVAGFSGAQSVKAWLATIVVLLALAQLLTALALYGRLGGAAPAWVAPVHRWSGRLAFLVSIPVAMHCLYALGFQSFDARVLLHSLLGCFCYGVFVAKMLVLRKDGAPGWALPVVGGLVFTALVGLWLSASLWFFTRFGLIF